DNA sequence from the Cyprinus carpio isolate SPL01 chromosome B13, ASM1834038v1, whole genome shotgun sequence genome:
TCCTGTAATATGGACATGGGTACGTCTTCCAGCATGGTTGATTGAGAAATAAAGAGCTCCATGCTGTTAAAAGAATTGTTGCCAAACATACAACATGTcagaaacatattaatcactACAATAATGATCATTGACTTGACTtataatttgcttatttaaatcaaaatggcaattttttgGCCAGACAGTGTATATAACAGTACTGACTGCTAACCGCTACTAACTACACTAAGGAGCTTGTTTTACTTGCCAATCAATTAAGTATACCCTTTAACGAAtcatacatttattactgtacttCGCTAAGTGGTGTTTTTTCTGcaagcaatatgaaatataaCATATTTCTTACTTTTTAAAGGCAGTATTGTTGTCTGCAGCAATGCTGTTCATAGCCCCAGAAATGTGGTTATAATCATCAGCAACATCTTAGAAAAGAAAGACATCTTATTTTGTGAATAAGAATGCCTCTTAGCATTAACAAAAAGCCAAAATACTTGTAGCCAGTTGATACATTTGGATGAAAGGGTCTCACTTTTGTGTGAACGTGTCATTTTCTCAGCCTTAGCCGTGGCATCTTTGATTTTACTGGAATAATCCAACAGAAAAATCTTCTCCTGTTCAAAAAACTCATCAACCtcctgcaaaaagaaaaaaaaactgacatatcATGACATGAGACAGAACACTGCTGCCTTGTgttgatatcaataaaaacacaCCCACAGAGAGTTGATCGGCACACTGACCTTGACCCCTGAGATGAGGACCTCATCGGCACTCTTTACCATGTTCTTAAAGAACCCTCCAAACATTTCCTTGGCATTTTTCCTCCTCACGGTGAGCTAAACAACAAATGAGAAGAGGATTACAGAGTCAAGCACAATATGAACCAATCAGAAGGCAGAACCATAGTGTGCACTCTTTATCACCACTGGCTGAGACCCAAGGAGTTCACTTGTCTTTGTTATCAGTATAACTGACACTTATCAGTGCAATACAAGACTTATGGGTTTTGGCTGAGTTTAAAGAgactttttctatatatatatatatatttaaatcagcaAAAACAGTTGTCCAGTCAGAGACAGTTTTTGCACTGAACTAAGCAGGAAGTGGCCCTCAGAGTAGTATCCTCTCATCTACTCCCCCTATATCTTCTGCACTCATCCACCACTCTCTCTCCATTTGTGTATAAACTGCCAACATTGCAGCTTGGCAGGAAATAAGCAATAGGGAAGAATACGACTGGAGAGAACAAAACGGAAGACTCACATCCTGGTCGTATTCCAGGAATATCTGGAAGTTTCTGTCCTTTCTGAACATGGGGTGGGAGGAGAGTCTCTGAAGAAAAACTTCATGAACCTGCACAGTCTTCTTAAAAACAGCAAGATATTCCCTGAAAGgatacaatgttttaaatatatacttttaaatgtcaGTAATGCCAAGACGATAAAAtaggaaaaatgtaaaaatataatttagatttaaactcaCGCCTCAAGTTCCTGCTTCATTTTGGCATATTCCTCCTTTGTCATGCTCGATTCCCCCTCTCCCAATTTATGCATCTTCTCCCGGGGACCCTCAAAGTCAGGTTTTGGTGGGGCAGGAGGAATCTAAGGAATATGGTAAATGCAAGACATTTAGCTATTCCAACAGTCTACAATGCAAACTGATGGTCAGTAGAAAAACTTTGTGGTTTTCATGTTGGCCGACAAAATACTTGCTGCTGATGATGAGCTTTCATAAATCCAGACAAGATGAATATGGGTTTTAACTTACAATGAGGCCAGCATATTCCTCAGTCTCCACGATTGTGTCATGAAGCCAGATGAAATCTTCATGCTGTCGTGGCACAGAAAATTCCGACTTCTGAAAGGAACTAAGCGTGGTCTGAGAGGAAGTGAAGAGCAAATCGACACCATGAGTCAAAGATATACTATCCTCCACTACTACAGATCATGGTACGTTGCACTATGAAATACATGAATGTGTGCAAGTAACTTAACTTATCTGAATGATTATAAATACGACCTGTTGTCTCACCTTGATGTGGATGGTGAATTTGACTTTGTCACGTTCACAGAGGGCATCAGGGATATCAATTACGAGAGATGCATCATTGTTCAAGTCGACTGATACAGAGCGCACctatataaaaacatgatttgttGAAAACTTATTCATCTTGTGACAAATCAAGAAGAGAGCTTCAAACGAACGATATAGTTATATCATGTAGACTTGTGGAGTCTTTTGAACAGTCTCAGagacaaaaatgctaaaatattttattatgctgTCTATGCTTATGAACTCACGAGCTCTGTTCAAAAACCATGTAAGCAAAGAAAACTGATTCAGTCACCTATCCCACAAACCGTTCAGAAAAAGAGAAATTTCCTCAAATCATTTCTGCAGAAAAGAGAATAACATGTACAACTacgagaaaaaacaaataaaactaacgTATTGGCCAATATCACTAAAGTATAATTACACTTGCAACTAGCTAAAACAACAGAATTATTgttagacagatgatagacagatatGATACGACGactattttaaaactgttttgtatttattattgagCAACAGCTAGCAAAGAGTTAATGCTATGAGAGCGTGTGACAACCGTAC
Encoded proteins:
- the snx5 gene encoding sorting nexin-5; amino-acid sequence: MTSISEDSDKEKVRSVSVDLNNDASLVIDIPDALCERDKVKFTIHIKTTLSSFQKSEFSVPRQHEDFIWLHDTIVETEEYAGLIIPPAPPKPDFEGPREKMHKLGEGESSMTKEEYAKMKQELEAEYLAVFKKTVQVHEVFLQRLSSHPMFRKDRNFQIFLEYDQDLTVRRKNAKEMFGGFFKNMVKSADEVLISGVKEVDEFFEQEKIFLLDYSSKIKDATAKAEKMTRSHKNVADDYNHISGAMNSIAADNNTAFKKHLEKCAEVFEKLRKLEDRVASDQELKLTELLRYYTRDIQAAKDLLYRRARALADYENSNKTLDKARLKGKDIAQAEENQKQCLRKFDKLSESGKKELTSFKARRVVAFRKNLIEMTELEIKHAKNSMSLLQGSIEILNSN